In the genome of Solibacillus silvestris, one region contains:
- a CDS encoding long-chain fatty acid--CoA ligase — MLLTELLGGNIENFGEYNLLYFYDKTYTNSETEIICKKVSSLVHSLGVEKGDRVLICMPNCPEVIFSYQGVLGVGGIIVPAMYLLHENEINFILKNSEAKVIITSSILLQKLKNASSDLSVKPKIICIDQPREEDIQEEFEIIEWEKALSNISIYENAPLELKESDVAVILYTSGTTGIPKGVMLTHKNLYSNSMSGLKLRAEDEIRSTTLGVLPLAHIYGFGIMNSMFLLGSSVVIFDKFDAEEVFKVIEKFKVKSFAAVPAMVHAMYYHPNAYKYDLSSLETVGSGAAALAISLRHKFKEKFGAEVRDAYGLSEASPGVATQRNDMPIKEGSVGVPMPGVNIKIVDEGGYEVPVGDVGELLVQGDNVTPGYFKNEEETKKALQNGWLHTGDMAKVDDEGYLYIVDRKKDLIIRGGFNIYPRDLEELLVKHEAVLEAAVIGVPSEKMSEEIVACIVKKPDAEVSASELIGYCQQNLAKYKTPRHIEFIHELPKNGVGKIMKIKLREQFANLILD, encoded by the coding sequence ATGTTACTAACTGAATTATTGGGTGGAAATATTGAGAATTTTGGTGAGTATAACCTTCTGTATTTCTATGATAAAACTTATACAAATAGTGAAACGGAAATTATTTGTAAGAAAGTTTCTAGTCTTGTCCATTCTCTGGGAGTGGAAAAAGGAGATCGGGTGTTAATTTGTATGCCAAATTGTCCCGAAGTTATTTTCTCTTACCAAGGAGTATTAGGAGTTGGTGGCATCATTGTACCAGCTATGTATCTTTTACATGAAAATGAAATCAACTTTATTTTAAAGAATTCTGAAGCAAAAGTTATTATTACATCATCTATTCTATTGCAAAAATTAAAAAATGCATCCAGTGATTTATCTGTTAAACCCAAGATTATTTGCATTGATCAACCAAGAGAGGAAGATATACAAGAAGAGTTCGAAATCATTGAATGGGAAAAGGCTCTTTCTAATATATCAATTTATGAAAATGCTCCTTTAGAGTTAAAAGAATCAGATGTAGCCGTCATCCTGTATACATCCGGCACTACGGGTATACCGAAGGGAGTTATGTTAACGCATAAAAATCTTTACTCAAATTCAATGTCAGGATTAAAACTTAGAGCGGAGGACGAAATAAGAAGTACTACTCTAGGTGTTCTTCCTCTAGCTCATATTTATGGTTTTGGCATTATGAACAGTATGTTTTTGCTAGGAAGCTCAGTTGTTATTTTTGATAAATTCGATGCCGAAGAGGTATTTAAGGTTATTGAAAAATTTAAAGTAAAATCCTTTGCTGCTGTCCCGGCTATGGTGCATGCGATGTATTATCATCCGAATGCCTATAAATATGACTTATCTAGTTTAGAAACAGTTGGATCGGGGGCTGCTGCACTAGCGATTAGCTTACGTCATAAGTTTAAAGAAAAATTTGGGGCTGAGGTACGAGATGCGTATGGACTTTCTGAAGCATCGCCAGGAGTAGCTACACAACGTAATGATATGCCGATTAAAGAAGGTTCTGTAGGAGTACCAATGCCAGGTGTAAACATTAAAATTGTGGATGAAGGTGGATATGAGGTACCAGTTGGGGATGTCGGTGAATTATTAGTACAAGGCGATAATGTAACGCCTGGTTATTTTAAAAATGAAGAAGAAACAAAAAAGGCACTACAAAATGGATGGCTTCATACAGGGGATATGGCAAAAGTGGATGATGAAGGCTATCTGTACATTGTAGATCGTAAAAAGGATTTAATTATTCGAGGTGGATTTAATATTTATCCGAGAGATTTAGAGGAATTGCTAGTTAAACATGAAGCTGTTTTGGAAGCTGCGGTGATTGGTGTTCCTTCCGAAAAAATGAGTGAAGAAATTGTTGCTTGTATTGTGAAAAAGCCGGATGCAGAAGTAAGTGCAAGTGAATTAATCGGATACTGCCAACAAAATTTAGCTAAATATAAGACACCTCGTCATATTGAATTCATTCATGAACTTCCGAAAAATGGTGTTGGGAAAATCATGAAAATAAAGCTGAGAGAACAATTTGCTAACCTGATATTAGATTAA
- a CDS encoding MFS transporter permease, whose amino-acid sequence MMERKAFFLLGFIMFLTMTGYGIVLPTLPFLADDLGLSSVQMSSLIIIWAVSQLITAPIWGRLADKIGRKPVLMIGVFGFGVAFLLLILAQNYWQLLLVRLIGAAISSGTQTAAFSMVADHTRKEFRNQTIAKMGAVNGLGFLCGPAIGGLFSPFGVVVPFIIAGSLALITLPFAHFYIRDSINNDNKETQNTFARNNETVSFWKSITMVTKTGYWNHYMIILGLSIAASSFFGLLGYYLIAKFEATPIFVSMAFSAQAGTSVLVQFFLLKKCYELWNEDTITKIGLSFTAIGYCLISFAPLIWVAILGCVFTGFGQSLVRPTTIAMLSKRTEMGRGITLGLQESMDSLGRILGPLWGGWVFIYLVSAPFITSAVITVILLGIAFLITSQQKIEISLHKDTSNS is encoded by the coding sequence ATGATGGAAAGGAAGGCGTTCTTTCTACTAGGATTCATAATGTTTTTAACGATGACAGGTTATGGAATAGTACTTCCTACATTACCATTCTTAGCAGATGATTTGGGGCTTTCATCAGTTCAAATGTCATCGTTAATCATAATTTGGGCAGTTTCCCAGTTAATTACTGCACCGATATGGGGTCGTTTAGCTGACAAAATAGGGAGAAAACCCGTTCTAATGATTGGCGTATTTGGCTTTGGTGTAGCTTTCCTTTTACTAATTTTGGCTCAAAATTATTGGCAATTGCTTTTAGTTCGATTAATTGGTGCAGCAATATCATCTGGTACTCAAACTGCAGCTTTTTCGATGGTAGCTGATCACACTAGAAAAGAGTTTAGAAATCAAACCATCGCGAAAATGGGGGCAGTGAATGGACTTGGCTTTTTGTGTGGTCCAGCTATTGGAGGGTTATTTTCTCCATTTGGAGTCGTAGTACCTTTTATTATTGCAGGATCTCTAGCATTAATAACTCTACCTTTTGCCCATTTTTACATCCGAGATTCGATAAATAATGATAATAAAGAAACTCAGAATACGTTTGCTAGAAATAATGAAACAGTTTCTTTTTGGAAATCCATTACAATGGTTACGAAAACCGGATATTGGAATCATTATATGATCATACTTGGATTGTCCATTGCAGCTTCGAGTTTCTTCGGTCTACTTGGATATTATCTAATAGCAAAATTTGAAGCTACCCCAATCTTTGTAAGTATGGCCTTTAGCGCACAAGCTGGAACTTCTGTCTTGGTACAATTCTTTTTACTAAAAAAATGTTATGAATTATGGAATGAAGACACGATTACAAAAATTGGCTTATCCTTTACGGCAATTGGCTATTGTTTAATTAGTTTTGCGCCATTAATATGGGTAGCAATTTTAGGATGTGTCTTTACTGGTTTTGGGCAATCATTGGTTCGGCCGACTACTATAGCGATGTTATCAAAACGCACTGAGATGGGGCGTGGTATTACATTAGGCCTCCAAGAATCAATGGATAGTTTAGGGAGAATACTTGGACCTCTTTGGGGGGGCTGGGTATTCATATATCTCGTATCGGCTCCATTTATAACTTCTGCTGTTATAACAGTAATTCTATTAGGTATTGCATTTTTAATAACTTCCCAACAGAAAATTGAAATATCTCTACACAAAGATACTAGTAACTCATAA
- a CDS encoding acyl-CoA dehydrogenase, translating to MDFTLNDEQKMIQKTVRDFVNKELKPLEQEVLKNEREGRPGISNEKIKELREKAKAIGFWGINTPEEYGGANLGPIMSVLIAMELGRTFVPFNFGGSADNILYLGNEEQKQKYLIPTINGERRSCFALTEPDAGSDARGIQMRAVKDGDHWVLNGEKVFITNGNEADFAMVFAVTDKEKGANGGVTCFLVDKEMGWKSEYIYTMGEWGPATLVFDNVRVPEENILGELGQGFNLGMQWIGQGRYMIPAGAIGAAERLLQMAIDYSKTRVTFGKPIAERQAIQWMIADSAVEIEAAKWIVFRAAWMAENGMDPRHQSSMAKLNGAIMANQVVDRVLQIHGGMGYTKELPIERWYRELRLYRIFEGTDEIQRRTIARNLLKGHAKVGELL from the coding sequence ATGGATTTTACGCTAAATGATGAACAAAAGATGATTCAAAAAACAGTAAGAGATTTTGTGAATAAAGAACTGAAGCCTTTGGAACAAGAAGTATTAAAAAATGAAAGGGAAGGCAGACCTGGTATCTCTAATGAAAAAATAAAAGAATTAAGAGAAAAGGCAAAGGCAATTGGATTTTGGGGCATTAATACGCCTGAGGAATACGGTGGAGCAAATTTAGGACCAATTATGTCAGTGTTAATTGCAATGGAATTAGGAAGAACTTTTGTACCGTTCAACTTTGGTGGTTCTGCTGATAATATCCTTTATTTAGGTAACGAGGAACAGAAACAGAAATATTTAATCCCTACCATTAATGGTGAAAGACGTTCTTGCTTTGCTTTAACCGAGCCTGATGCGGGATCAGATGCAAGAGGTATTCAAATGAGAGCGGTTAAAGATGGCGACCATTGGGTGTTAAATGGTGAGAAAGTATTTATTACAAATGGAAATGAAGCAGACTTTGCCATGGTATTTGCAGTAACAGATAAAGAAAAAGGCGCGAATGGCGGAGTAACTTGTTTCCTTGTAGATAAAGAAATGGGTTGGAAGTCGGAATATATTTACACAATGGGCGAATGGGGACCGGCAACATTAGTATTTGATAACGTTCGTGTTCCTGAAGAAAATATTTTAGGAGAACTGGGTCAAGGTTTTAATTTAGGCATGCAGTGGATAGGTCAAGGAAGGTATATGATTCCTGCTGGTGCAATCGGTGCTGCAGAACGCTTATTGCAAATGGCCATCGACTATTCAAAAACACGAGTTACTTTTGGTAAACCTATAGCAGAACGTCAAGCAATCCAATGGATGATTGCAGACTCAGCAGTTGAAATTGAAGCAGCAAAATGGATCGTATTTAGAGCTGCATGGATGGCTGAAAATGGTATGGATCCACGTCATCAATCATCTATGGCAAAACTAAATGGCGCAATTATGGCAAATCAAGTGGTCGATCGTGTTCTTCAGATCCATGGTGGAATGGGATATACAAAGGAATTACCGATTGAACGCTGGTATAGAGAATTAAGATTATACAGAATTTTCGAAGGAACTGATGAAATTCAGCGCAGAACGATTGCAAGAAATTTATTAAAAGGTCATGCAAAAGTTGGAGAGTTACTTTAA
- a CDS encoding 2'-5' RNA ligase: MERVAHYFWAVRIPDGIKQTIHEELTRSKPIFQFKRWVDLNDYHITLAFLGAVNPQQLSSVIKSVGNAIQNQKAFMLDIKGLGVFGAQSSPRIFWGAVSEAAPLYKLQEIVHQTCLDEGFTLETRPYHPHITLARKWEGNEDFNVDNLVTHNPFKAKPLSFQITEIVLYKSNVENTPKYEPIATFSLV, from the coding sequence ATGGAGAGAGTGGCGCACTATTTTTGGGCGGTTCGGATTCCGGATGGAATTAAACAAACTATTCACGAGGAACTCACACGAAGTAAACCAATATTCCAGTTTAAGCGTTGGGTAGATTTAAATGATTATCATATAACGCTTGCCTTTCTCGGTGCTGTAAATCCGCAGCAACTTTCATCTGTAATTAAATCAGTTGGGAACGCCATACAAAATCAAAAAGCATTTATGTTAGACATTAAAGGCCTGGGTGTATTTGGGGCTCAAAGTTCACCTCGTATATTTTGGGGAGCGGTGAGTGAAGCAGCCCCTTTGTATAAACTACAGGAAATTGTGCATCAAACTTGTCTAGATGAAGGGTTTACACTAGAAACACGGCCTTATCATCCACATATTACATTGGCACGAAAATGGGAAGGCAATGAAGATTTCAATGTGGACAACTTAGTCACGCATAACCCATTCAAAGCAAAGCCTTTATCTTTTCAAATCACTGAAATCGTCCTTTATAAATCGAATGTTGAAAACACACCGAAATATGAACCAATTGCGACGTTTTCATTAGTATGA
- a CDS encoding tRNA-specific adenosine deaminase: MINNLDLKHLERCVELAKIALEKGDEPFGSVLVSADGEVLFEDHNHVAGGDHTQHPEFAIARWAANNMKPEERIKATVYTSGEHCPMCAAAHGWVGLGRIVYASSSKQLVEWLAELGQAPSRVRNLSIQEVINDITVDGPVPELAEEVHQLHRQFHEKRS, translated from the coding sequence ATGATAAATAATCTAGATTTGAAGCACTTAGAACGTTGTGTTGAATTAGCAAAAATTGCGCTTGAAAAAGGTGACGAGCCATTTGGTTCAGTACTTGTTTCCGCCGATGGAGAGGTCCTTTTTGAAGACCATAATCACGTGGCAGGTGGTGACCATACCCAACATCCGGAATTTGCAATAGCGCGATGGGCAGCAAATAATATGAAACCTGAAGAAAGAATCAAAGCGACAGTATATACTTCCGGGGAACATTGTCCGATGTGCGCTGCAGCACACGGTTGGGTTGGTTTAGGCCGGATTGTTTATGCAAGTTCATCTAAACAATTGGTAGAATGGCTAGCTGAATTGGGCCAAGCTCCTTCACGTGTACGGAATCTTTCCATTCAAGAGGTTATTAACGATATTACTGTCGATGGTCCTGTTCCAGAGCTAGCGGAGGAAGTTCATCAACTCCATCGTCAGTTTCACGAAAAGAGAAGTTGA
- a CDS encoding pyridoxal biosynthesis lyase PdxS has product MVQVGTDRIKRGMAEMQKGGVIMDVINAEQAKIAEAAGAVAVMALERVPSDIRKAGGVARMADPRIVEEVMNAVTIPVMAKARIGHIVEARVLESMGVDYIDESEVLTPADEEYHLLKSDYTVPFVCGCRDLGEAARRIGEGASMLRTKGEPGTGNIVEAVRHLRKVNAQVRRVIGMNVDELMTEAKNLGAPFELLLEIKRLGRLPVVNFAAGGVATPADAALMMELGADGVFVGSGIFKSENPEKFARAIVEATTHYKDYKLIAEISKELGTPMKGIEIATLNVNERMQERGW; this is encoded by the coding sequence ATGGTACAAGTTGGAACTGATCGAATAAAACGTGGAATGGCAGAAATGCAAAAGGGCGGCGTTATTATGGATGTCATTAACGCTGAACAAGCAAAAATTGCGGAAGCGGCAGGTGCAGTAGCAGTGATGGCGCTGGAACGTGTGCCTTCCGATATCCGGAAAGCTGGCGGTGTTGCCCGTATGGCGGATCCTCGGATTGTGGAAGAAGTGATGAATGCCGTCACGATTCCTGTTATGGCAAAAGCACGAATTGGTCACATTGTAGAAGCACGGGTTTTAGAGTCAATGGGTGTCGACTATATCGATGAAAGTGAAGTTTTAACACCGGCTGATGAAGAATACCATTTACTAAAAAGTGATTATACAGTGCCATTCGTTTGTGGTTGCCGTGACTTAGGAGAAGCAGCTCGACGTATTGGCGAAGGGGCTTCTATGCTCCGTACTAAAGGTGAACCAGGGACAGGCAACATTGTAGAAGCAGTTCGTCATCTTCGCAAAGTCAATGCTCAAGTACGTCGTGTTATAGGAATGAATGTGGATGAATTAATGACAGAGGCAAAAAATTTAGGAGCCCCATTCGAATTACTGTTGGAAATTAAACGTTTAGGACGTTTACCAGTTGTGAACTTTGCTGCGGGTGGCGTGGCTACACCTGCAGATGCCGCGTTAATGATGGAACTTGGTGCGGATGGCGTATTTGTTGGCTCTGGTATTTTCAAATCCGAGAATCCTGAAAAATTCGCGCGTGCCATTGTGGAAGCAACAACTCATTATAAAGACTACAAACTGATTGCTGAAATCTCGAAGGAGCTTGGAACACCGATGAAAGGAATTGAAATAGCTACACTTAATGTTAATGAACGGATGCAGGAGCGTGGCTGGTAG
- a CDS encoding glutamine amidotransferase (with PdxST is involved in the biosynthesis of pyridoxal 5'-phosphate; PdxT catalyzes the hydrolysis of glutamine to glutamate and ammonia; PdxS utilizes the ammonia to synthesize pyridoxal 5'-phosphate) has translation MAKIGVLALQGAVGEHMNQIKLLDHEAVEVKTSNDLCGIDGLILPGGESTAIGKLIERNDLLAPIQALAQQGIPMFGTCAGLILLAKKIKGSITPHLCLMDVEVERNSFGRQVDSFEVALAIPSIGDNITAVFIRAPHIVTIGEQVEILATYEERIVLARDGQFLGCSFHPELTDDVRILQYFIGMVNEFTKVPR, from the coding sequence ATGGCAAAAATAGGAGTACTTGCATTACAAGGTGCAGTAGGTGAGCATATGAATCAGATTAAACTTCTTGATCATGAAGCTGTGGAAGTAAAAACAAGCAATGATTTATGTGGTATTGATGGTCTTATTTTGCCTGGTGGAGAAAGTACAGCTATCGGTAAGCTTATAGAACGCAATGACTTATTAGCACCTATACAAGCATTGGCACAGCAAGGTATTCCCATGTTCGGGACATGTGCCGGTCTCATACTATTGGCAAAAAAGATTAAGGGTTCCATTACCCCTCACCTTTGTTTAATGGATGTTGAGGTAGAAAGAAATTCTTTCGGCCGTCAAGTAGACAGTTTTGAAGTTGCATTAGCAATTCCATCAATTGGTGATAACATAACAGCAGTTTTTATTCGAGCTCCGCATATTGTAACCATCGGTGAACAGGTCGAAATACTTGCTACATATGAAGAACGGATTGTATTAGCTAGAGATGGACAATTTTTAGGCTGCTCTTTTCATCCCGAACTGACGGATGATGTTCGAATACTTCAATATTTTATTGGTATGGTAAATGAATTTACAAAGGTTCCTAGATAA
- a CDS encoding Parasporal protein, with protein MIKLIRVLLLILLSLLVLNSGPLTSSANSVNPLPYEDEKSGRNSNAYLSTYEFPSTKMKEDFINEIYTYAMRANEKWGIPASAIIGMAILESGYGTTRIAVNANNLFGIKVWGYNPKNAWQLKGQPDEDYEPVPVLIDFGKDRKIYDESKRRDNWYRAFTSYKEAVDYLAGNLLLNERYRFAKINYDERMKKGWSYERASKEYLFDIANAGYIHLGGEYYRNKVGSIMKEYDLYQYDDRKLKDIEGHWAEEQILFLTEKGWISGYPDGTYKPNHSITRAQAAAIISNFLALTSTNKNIYFSDVVKSFWASKSILLVAQHKIINGIGDERFSPNTFLTRAQMAQIFYNAGFYSQSVNNRVNSFKDVEQNFWAYVAIETMKQEGIMAGYNASRFGPNNPTTRAQMAAMIYRIHEKGLNK; from the coding sequence TTGATAAAATTAATCAGAGTATTACTATTAATTTTACTTTCTTTACTAGTTTTAAATAGTGGCCCGTTGACTTCGAGTGCAAACAGCGTGAATCCTTTACCTTATGAAGATGAGAAGTCAGGAAGAAATAGTAACGCTTATTTATCTACATACGAATTTCCTTCAACCAAAATGAAGGAAGACTTTATTAATGAAATTTATACATATGCAATGAGAGCAAATGAAAAGTGGGGAATCCCTGCTAGTGCGATCATTGGAATGGCCATTCTGGAAAGCGGCTATGGAACAACAAGAATAGCAGTGAATGCAAATAATCTTTTCGGGATAAAGGTTTGGGGATATAATCCGAAGAACGCCTGGCAGCTGAAGGGACAACCTGATGAAGATTATGAACCGGTACCTGTTCTAATCGATTTCGGAAAAGACCGCAAAATATATGATGAAAGCAAAAGAAGAGATAACTGGTATCGGGCTTTTACTTCCTATAAAGAAGCGGTTGATTATTTAGCAGGGAACTTGTTGTTAAACGAAAGGTATCGTTTCGCAAAAATCAATTATGATGAAAGAATGAAAAAGGGATGGAGCTATGAGCGAGCTTCCAAAGAATATTTATTCGATATTGCCAATGCCGGTTATATCCATTTGGGTGGGGAATACTATCGAAATAAAGTAGGCTCCATCATGAAAGAATATGATTTATATCAATATGATGATAGGAAATTAAAAGACATAGAAGGTCATTGGGCCGAAGAACAGATTCTTTTCTTAACTGAAAAAGGTTGGATCTCTGGCTATCCTGATGGTACATATAAACCGAATCATTCGATAACAAGAGCTCAAGCAGCTGCTATTATAAGTAACTTTTTAGCATTGACGTCAACAAATAAAAACATCTACTTTAGTGATGTGGTTAAGAGCTTTTGGGCTTCAAAATCTATTCTTTTAGTAGCACAACATAAAATAATTAATGGTATCGGTGATGAACGTTTTTCACCAAATACTTTTTTAACTAGAGCGCAAATGGCTCAAATCTTTTATAACGCCGGATTTTATAGTCAATCTGTAAATAATCGTGTAAATTCATTTAAAGATGTGGAACAAAATTTTTGGGCATATGTTGCGATTGAAACGATGAAACAAGAAGGAATTATGGCCGGCTATAATGCAAGCCGATTTGGTCCGAATAATCCTACAACTAGAGCACAAATGGCAGCTATGATTTATCGAATACATGAAAAAGGCTTAAACAAATAA
- a CDS encoding NTP pyrophosphohydrolase → MKVFGEKLNGLNYEIRKGIYAVIFNSTMTRVLTVQTTRGDYFLTGGGIEDHENHSQCLEREILEETGYNVVIGSFVGNAKCFFLSTKKEPILNDGYFYFAQLLNKIQDPIDDDHFIKWIETGKARDLLLHAHQYWAIKEGLKLKMHKK, encoded by the coding sequence GTGAAAGTATTTGGAGAGAAATTAAATGGCCTTAATTATGAAATAAGAAAAGGGATTTATGCAGTAATTTTTAATTCAACAATGACTCGTGTCTTAACAGTCCAAACTACAAGAGGGGATTACTTTTTGACAGGTGGCGGGATTGAAGATCATGAAAACCATTCGCAATGCCTGGAAAGAGAAATACTTGAAGAAACAGGATATAACGTAGTGATTGGTTCTTTTGTAGGGAACGCAAAGTGCTTTTTTCTCTCAACCAAAAAAGAGCCAATTCTTAATGATGGCTATTTCTACTTCGCACAATTATTAAATAAAATCCAAGATCCCATTGATGACGACCACTTTATAAAATGGATTGAGACAGGTAAAGCCCGGGATCTCTTATTACATGCCCATCAATATTGGGCAATTAAGGAAGGGTTAAAACTGAAGATGCATAAAAAATGA
- a CDS encoding peptidase: MFIINTVALWVIISVSINNYLMTLPIPVIRKKDFPTTYMIPQKNRIDFQKDTECAAFSTAYLLRHFGKEAEGEALYKHFPNKTKAGNVYPKGIRTVLRNNGFKTNYYKGTIDTLKYEVSKGTPVIVFIKVQKDLKNLHFVPVVGYDKEHIYLSESLSHLVNCEEKQQNYNRKVPIEEFKMLWNVKRIHMLPYSNTYIAVDANKTLLAVGENSESIWREIKWP; the protein is encoded by the coding sequence ATGTTTATAATTAATACAGTTGCTTTATGGGTAATTATCTCAGTGTCGATTAACAACTATTTAATGACTTTACCTATTCCGGTTATACGAAAAAAGGATTTTCCGACTACCTACATGATTCCTCAAAAGAATCGAATCGATTTCCAAAAAGATACGGAATGCGCGGCATTTTCAACAGCTTACCTGCTGCGTCACTTTGGTAAGGAGGCTGAAGGAGAAGCGTTATATAAGCATTTTCCCAATAAAACAAAAGCTGGAAATGTATATCCAAAAGGAATCCGTACTGTTTTAAGAAATAACGGATTTAAGACAAATTATTATAAAGGAACTATTGATACATTAAAGTACGAAGTCAGTAAAGGAACTCCCGTAATTGTTTTTATTAAAGTACAGAAGGATCTCAAAAATCTGCATTTTGTTCCAGTAGTAGGTTATGACAAAGAGCATATTTACCTTTCAGAGTCATTAAGTCATTTAGTGAATTGTGAAGAAAAACAGCAGAACTATAATCGAAAGGTGCCGATTGAAGAATTTAAAATGCTATGGAATGTAAAGAGAATCCATATGCTTCCCTATAGCAATACATATATAGCAGTAGATGCTAACAAAACTCTTTTAGCGGTAGGTGAAAATAGTGAAAGTATTTGGAGAGAAATTAAATGGCCTTAA
- a CDS encoding fructose-bisphosphate aldolase codes for MKKLLFLFCLFSILHITTACSNKDEPITTIEAAISQLTEDEFESVGTHELKNPQIDDFRKFTFNVEVDNVAGQKVEFSFSDSWKDAIDSFDTTDRYWFGGGSEQNNEGENVASYVQEFVFYSKGLNEVSMREALNTIIFEVSIDQIGEIVTEEYKVGDLIEFE; via the coding sequence ATGAAAAAATTATTGTTTTTATTCTGTTTGTTTTCCATTTTGCACATCACGACTGCTTGCAGTAACAAAGATGAACCTATTACAACAATTGAAGCCGCAATTTCACAGTTGACAGAGGATGAATTTGAAAGTGTCGGGACTCATGAGTTAAAAAATCCTCAAATAGATGATTTCAGGAAATTTACATTCAACGTGGAAGTAGACAATGTAGCTGGACAGAAAGTGGAATTTTCATTTAGCGATAGTTGGAAAGATGCGATCGATTCATTTGATACTACTGACCGTTATTGGTTTGGAGGCGGAAGTGAACAAAATAATGAAGGTGAGAATGTCGCCTCGTATGTGCAAGAATTTGTCTTTTATTCTAAAGGATTAAACGAAGTATCAATGAGAGAGGCATTGAATACAATTATTTTTGAAGTAAGCATAGACCAGATAGGAGAAATCGTGACAGAAGAATATAAAGTTGGGGATTTAATTGAATTTGAGTAA
- a CDS encoding acetyltransferase, protein MEIKRLEKQEKVPLELLLLADPSKIIVEDYVAKGECFIAENEEQTIGVYVLLPTRPQTVEIVNVAVAEDYQGKGIGKLLVSHAIRVAKTQGYKTIEIGTGNSSIGQLALYQKCGFRIVSIDHNYFIKHYSEEIYENGIQCIDMIRLSQDL, encoded by the coding sequence GTGGAGATTAAAAGGCTGGAAAAACAGGAAAAGGTGCCCTTGGAATTGTTATTATTGGCGGACCCTTCAAAAATTATCGTTGAAGATTATGTAGCAAAGGGCGAATGTTTTATAGCCGAAAATGAAGAGCAAACCATTGGTGTCTATGTACTGTTACCGACAAGACCGCAAACTGTAGAAATTGTCAATGTAGCAGTAGCTGAAGATTATCAGGGAAAAGGAATTGGAAAATTATTAGTAAGTCATGCGATTCGTGTTGCCAAAACACAGGGGTATAAAACGATTGAAATTGGTACGGGAAATTCAAGTATTGGGCAATTAGCTTTATATCAAAAATGCGGTTTTAGAATCGTTTCAATTGATCATAACTATTTTATTAAGCATTATTCAGAAGAAATTTACGAGAATGGCATTCAGTGTATCGATATGATTAGGTTATCGCAAGATTTATAA
- a CDS encoding glyoxalase produces MAIHRIDHVGIIVNDLTAVKEFFIEFGLEVLGEGEVDGKWAERIIGFTDVKATIVLLGMSDGQANLELVKFHTASEIESIQQSLKNHIAFAVEDIETVVAKLKKKGAEVISEIQNYNNIYKLCFVQGPEGITLELAEKMR; encoded by the coding sequence TTGGCAATTCATAGAATAGATCATGTAGGTATCATAGTAAACGATCTTACGGCGGTTAAAGAGTTTTTCATTGAATTTGGGTTGGAAGTACTTGGTGAAGGGGAAGTGGATGGGAAATGGGCAGAGCGGATTATCGGGTTTACTGATGTGAAAGCAACCATTGTCCTTTTAGGGATGTCGGATGGCCAGGCAAATTTGGAGCTGGTCAAGTTTCATACAGCCTCAGAGATAGAAAGTATACAGCAATCTTTAAAAAATCATATTGCCTTTGCCGTTGAAGATATTGAAACGGTCGTTGCTAAATTGAAAAAGAAAGGCGCGGAAGTAATTAGTGAAATCCAAAACTACAATAATATATATAAATTATGCTTTGTTCAGGGACCAGAAGGCATAACTTTAGAGTTAGCTGAGAAAATGAGATAA